The Antechinus flavipes isolate AdamAnt ecotype Samford, QLD, Australia chromosome X, AdamAnt_v2, whole genome shotgun sequence DNA window cccttcccttcccttcccttcccttcccttcccttcccttcccttcccttcccttcccttcccttcccttcccttcccttcccttcccttcccttcccttccttcccttcccttccttcccttcccttccttcccttccctcttactCTCACccacttctttcccttctcttttcatctttcccccccactgggcctcaatttcccattCTAGAAAAAGGAATAGATGAATTCCTGGGTTCCCATGAGGGCCAGGGGCTTTGCTAGTCTTACCATCCTGCTGGGGGCAGACCAGCACCCGGGGCCCTCTCTGGGCTGCACTCCCTCACTGTGGAGCCCCCTCTGAGCCAGCCCCTTCCTGCCTCATCCCTTTATCCCCAGGGGGCAGAACaggctccttcctttcttccctggaGGGCACAGCAAGCAGGGAGGCTCTGAGGAGCTCCTGCCACAGGTAGGCCTCATCTCTCCTGCTCATCCAATGGGTCCCCAGGGACCAGGATGTGGGGATCATAACCCCAAATGGAGCCTCTGAGGGATATGGGAACCCCATGTGGGCATTTTAGGCAGGCCTGATAGGAAcgtcccttctttctctcttctgttctacttctccctctttttccccttcctttccccctttccttcccttcccttcccttccttcccttcccttcccttcccttccttcccttcccttcccttcccttccttcccttccttcccttcccttcccctctccctttcttccttcctcttcccttcttctctttccctcccttcccttcccttcccttccctcttcatctctcccacttctttcccttcccttcccttcccctctccctttcttccttcctcttcacttcatctctttccctcccatccACTCTCCCTTTgctcttttctctatttcccctgctttcccctccctctcttcccataCCTCTcgcttctcctttccctctctttctctctcgcttCTTCTGTCCCCCTGCCTGTCCATTTTTCTcctgctttcttctttcctcctcccttgttctctctcttttcctcttctcctcccttcccctctccctttcttccttcctcttcccttcttctctttccctcccttcccatctccttctctccctctctcagacTCTTTTTTTCGCTCCCTTCCTGCCTCGCTTTCCCTACTCCTGGCCCATTCCCTTCCAAGAATTTTCTATCAGCGTGAGAGAGGGCAGGCCCTTCCCCCGCATTAGGCCTCAATTTCCCACTCTGTTAAAAGGAGTAGATGAGTTCCTggctttctcctcctcatccaaCAGGGTCCCAGGGACCAGAATttgaagatcagaacacaaaatCCAGTCTCTGAGGATGTGGGACCCCATGGGGGTGTTTTAGGTGGAAAGGGCcgtcctttctctttcttctgttctACCCTTCCCTCTTTACCCCCTTGCTTTTTCTTGTCCCCTCTCTTcccattctctcttcccttcccttcccttccctcccttcccctctccctttcttccttcctcttcccttcttctctttccctcccttccttcccttccttcccttcccttcctctctccctctccctgttccCCCTCCCATACAAGACTTTTCTATCAGTGTGAGAGAGGGCCAGACCTTTCCTATTTTCGGGCCTCAATTACCTACTGTGTAAAAGGAGGCTCCTCTCTACAAACCACTTACTGCTTTTGGCTGGCTGACGAGAGCCCCTAAAATGGCCATCTCCCTACTGGGCTCATAGCCTGTTGGTTGCATCCTGGGACGGCCCAGGGGCCAGGCTACGAAGGACCAGGTTGATTGTCCCGCTCATCGGGACAAACCACCCCGCCCTGCTCCCCTCTATCTACCCAGTGCCAGACAGATCACTGAACGCAGAAGCAGGAAATCTGGGTCCTGGCCCTAGTCCTGCAGTCGGAGAAGTGCATGAGAGTAAGGAGTGTGTTgggcctctctgggcctcagtttcccctggtAGAAAAGGAGTGGATAGGAGCCCCAAGAATTCATACCTTGGATGGGTGGGCTACTGGGAGGGGAGAATTGGAACCATTCGGGCCTCCCCAGGAGGTGGGTTTTGTTTCCTCCCCCGAGGCGAGGCGGAACCCCCTCAGCAGAaggtaagctccctgagggccaGAGCCGGTCGGTTCTCCTGTGGCTCGGCCGGGTGCCCGGCCCAGAGTGGGCACGCTCTGCCCGGCGGTCTGGCCTTCGGCTGGGAGGGTGTGCACTCTGGCCATGGTTCCCTCCGCGGTCTCCCGCACTGGGAGGCTCTGGGGAGGCCCCGGTGGGGGCGCTCCTGGTTTGGCACAAACCCGCTCGCTGACCCCGCTTCTGTTTTTGTTCCAGGTTTGTTCGAGAGGAGAAAGCTTAGCCTGGGAGAAGACTCCAAAGGCAAGTTACCCTAGAGCTTAAAGCCCAGATGTGGTGGGGGGCAAGAGCTGGACCCCGGCCCTCGGGGTCAGAAGCCGGTCAGTGGCCACCCCCTGTCggccttcctcctctccctccctccccagggcCTGGCCCGGGGGGCCCAGATTCCCTTTGGGCGGCTGACCTTGGCCCCGAGGCAGGGGGAGAATCTCCCTCGGAGCCCAGCCCTggccccccctccccctgcccatTGCTTCTGCAGGGGCTCAGTCAGCACCCGAGGGAAAGGGGCCAGATGAAACAGGGTGAGGCCTCTCGCTAGATAGGGAGGAGTTCCACGAGGCCGCCTTAGCCTTTTTGGGGGTCACGTACGCCAGGGCCAGCCTGGCGAGCCCCACGGAACCCCATCATGTTCCTTCCCCAGCTGGGCGGCTAAAGGGACCCGGCTGTTTGTGTCTGGTGATTCCCAgcatcccccttccctcccccaatggAAACAGCGGCTTGTCCACCCTTATGGGACGGAGCACCCTGCTCTGTGAGCGGGCGCACCGAGGTTCCTTTTAGATGACGTTCTCGTCCCCCCCATTAGTCATCACCCCTCCCTCTCCCAGTACAAGCCCTCGCTTACAACAAAGCTCAGTCCCCACATTGGGAGGTCTTGCCTTGGGCAAGCTACTGCCTCTCGGGATGCCCCCAGACCAGGGCCTGGACCTCCAATACAAAGGCGTCCTGCTCCCCGAAACTTAAGCGAGCACAGAGGAACATCATCCCCCTTGCAGTCTCTTTGCTTATTCGGCTCCAGGGTTCCCAGTCCCAAGTCAGTCTGGTTTGGGGCTCCCCCGCTCAGAGACTGGGCTCCCTCTGCTCTAAGCGCATCTCCTTGGCGAGAAAGTGCCCGCCTCCTAAGGGAGGAGTCACAGAAGGACCCCCTCGCCTGGGACCCCCTAAGGCAAGGGAATCACAGCTCCAGTCTTAGCCTAACCCAGCCTGCCCCGGAGCTTCCATGGCTTTCTCTGAAAAGCGCCTCTTCCCTCCGGCTCTGGCTTCACTGTAGGAAgcaggggcggggggggggggggcagccttCCTGCCCTGGCCCTTGGTGCTGGGGGCCGCTCAGTGTCATCCCCGGGGAACCCACCGGCCCCTCCGCCACCCCGGGGCTGTGCCTTCAGCAGGAGAGAAGGCAGGGTGGTCTCAGGGAAGGCTTTCTCCCCAGCCCCCCCTTAGCCCTAGGGAAAGCTTGGTTTCCTCAGCTCAGCTCTTAAgtgtatgggggggggggtaaaaATGTTGCTTGAATAGGTCAAGGGTGGAAGGGAGTCTGACGGGAGGTCACAGAGGGGGCTTCCAGAAGCCCAGGGACGATGGGCCAGATGAAGGCctaggaggggaggaggaagaggaggaagagcagcAGCAGTGGCAGCAGCAGGCTGGCTCTTTCCATCCAGAGCTGGGAGAATGGATGATCCCAAGTGGGGAGCCAGGGAAACCGGGAGGCAGGCAGACAGAAAGCAAGAGGAGATTGGCAGGGAGGGCAGGGGAGCCCGTTCGGGACTTAGTGCCGGCTGCTGTGATGGTCCCGGTAAGTCCTTGGAAGCCAGATGAGAGAATGAGaattgggaaggagggaaagaagaagcaaagaggagagaggagatggGGCCTGAGCCAGGCCTGGCTCACCCTTTCAGCCTGGTTTCCCCCCCTCTTCCCTGTCTCCCTTTGGGAAGGTACTCAAGGATCCCTCTTTATAGAGACCCAGGCCGAGACCCGTGATCTTTCTCGGTTCCTGAATGCCATGTCCCTCCACAGTAGCATCCATACACACGCCTCTAGTGACCCTATGTGCATGCTATCCTTCCCAAGGTCCCACAGCCAACTTCCAAGCCTGCTGAGGCAGCAAGAGAAGCTGCCTTTCCACTGAGCGAAAATGTTTACCAGGGGCAAAATGtccaagaagaaggaggaggttGGGAGTAAATCAGTGGGTGCCACCAAGAAGGAGCAGAAGGCAGCCAAGAAGCAGGAGACAAAATCGGAGCCTCAGGTGAAAGCTGAGGTTAAGAAGCAAGAAGAGCAGAAGAAGCCTGTCCAGGATGAAGAAGCTAAGAGTGGTGCTGCTGCCGCTCCTTCCACCAGCACTGGCCGCCGTCGCCGTGGCCGCCCCCGTGGTTCCACCAAAAAGGCTGATGGCCAAGCTGGGGCCCAAGGCCAAGCCGGAGCCCAAGGCCAAGCCGGGGCCCAAGGCCAAGCCGGGGCCCAAGCTCAAGCCGGGTCCCATGGCAAAGCTGGTCCCCGCGGCCAAGCTCGCCAAGAGGGCACTGCCAGCTTGGGCACCAGTTCTGGCTCCCAGAGCCAAGCTGGCCCACAATTTGCTCAACCATCTGTGAAGCTTCCACGGGGGAAGAAAGGGATGCACAAGTACGACAATAAAGGAAGGCTGACCCTGAATGGCGAAGACCTCTGTGACTGCCTGGATACTGATTGCCTGGGATGTTTCTACCCATGCCCCGAGTGCCAGTCCACCAAGTGCGGGCCCACCTGCCGCCGCAACCGCAAGTGGATTTACGAGGCCATTACCgaggagggaggagaagtggTCAGgaccttcccttttcctcatgCTAAGTAAGGCTTGAGCCCCACGTGGCTGagtgtctatgtctctgtgtgtctctgtgtgtctctgtgtacaTTTCTTTAGTTTTCCCGGGGTGAGCTTCCCTATCTGGACAAGGAGCTGGGTTGGGGATCCGGACTCCTACTGCTTCCCAGCAGCATTGCCATGAGCACCAGCACAGCTTGCCCACCCTCTCCTCCCGAATGCCTTTTCTTTGAGCCCACATGTAGGGAAAAAACCAAAGGCCTTCCACCCACAGGGGACCCAAGGTGGCCATCTTCCTGCAGATTTTCTACTGGTTCCTCTCCCAAAGCTGCCTTTTGGGGACTAGTGACACGGGGCCTTCCAGCCTCAGGTGACACTAGATCAGGCCAGAATTCTCCAGGTCCCTAAAGCCCTCTTGCCCGATTCAGTCAGTGCTAGGGTTACAACCATAGCAACAAAGAGCAAAGACAAAATAGTCTTTGTGCCATTTGCTTGTATCTGTTGTCGTGTATCCGTGGTCATGTAGTCGTCTGTCATACGTTGTGTATTTGGTGTTTTCCAGGTGGCGATATAGTTGCATGCCCTGACCTTTTTTACTCTTGTTTTGTTGCAGGTATTAAAGGAGTCAGAATTTTCCTGTGACTCTTCCTCAGAGTCTCTCTTCTGCagtttatgaaatggaaaaaaatatatatatatatatttacacatatatatttaaaatagttataaaattcCATAACAGAAGAGTATATATTGTTAAATTCAGagcatataaaaaagaataaaaaaatttgtgAAGTTAACACATTGTCACATTCATTGCAGCACAAGTAGTGAGGATGCACCTTGTctatgccaggccctgtgctcaATGGTGGGGACCTGCAAGCAGCGCCTGCCCTCGGGAGCTTCCTTCCAGCTCCTGTTGGCACCTGGCATATGGAGAAGGGCGTCGAGCAGTGGGCCTCCAGCCGGGCCTCTTCTGTGGCTGAGCAAGCCCAGATGTACTTCTCTGATGTTAGAGACTGGTGGACTCTTACCTCATTTCCCagggcaacacacacacacacacacacacacacacacacacacacacacacactcactcacacactcacatactctGGAAAGGGGGccgagggagagaggaaggggaataCCAGAAACACATGGGGACCCACAAGAGGAACAAGGACGAGGGGTCACACGGGAGGAAAACGGGGTGGGACAGGGCCTGCGGCCCGGTCTCAGGAGCATGGGGACATCCAGCCCGGAGGCGGGAAGACCTTGGCCGGGGAGCCTGCTCGCCCTTCTCGAGGGGATGTTCAGCAGCCCTCTTTGGAGGGTTGACATGCGGGAGAGAAATGACCTTTGGGCCCTTTGACCCCAGAGGGCCAGAAGCAGGCATGACGGCCGGACGTTGCGGGGAGAGGGGGATTTGGCCTCCATGGAACGGAAAGGGCTGTCCTGGACTGGGGAGTTTCTGCACAGGGTGCAGGGTGGGATGCCTGATAACTGCTTAGAGGCAGAGACGCTACTTCAAACGCTTTCCTCAGTTACTAAACACAAACTTCCCCATGCGTGTGACGTGACATTTATCCGCCAAATGGAGCAAACTATGAACAGCAGCCCTCTCAAAAGGAACCGGCAACCTGCTTCCTAGAAGTCCCGGTAAGCCTCTTTTATACCGGTGGTTCTGGCAAGGTGCCCTCTGCCCAGATGGAGGCCATGTGTCTCCCTCCGAGGCGGGGGTTTGGCGAGTCTCCCTAAATCCTAAATCCCGTATCAAGCAAACACCGGCTGCTGGGGGCTCAAGTGTGGGAAAAGCACCAGTGTGTCCCAGACTAGGCCCGGAAGCAGGCTCCTGGGCAGCCTTCGGGGCCTTCACCCAGTTCCATCCATACACACCCTATTTCTTACTACATCACCGGAGCGGGCATCTGTCACCCAAGCTAACAATAAAGCATCACCTTTATCGCCATCGTTCTTTCTGCGGCTGTCCGTCCTATCGGAACCTCTCCAAACTTGTGTGTCGGACACATGCTGTCCTCTTGTAGATTTCTGACACACGAGTGATTATCTCGTGTGGAAAAAGAGCTTCCTCCAAACCACTCGGTCACACACAGTCTTCCAACCAGATGTGCTTGGTGAGGCTACGTTGGCAAACTTCTTCCCCTTAACTTCATAAGGGACGGCAACTGCTCCCCACCCAGGGGCTCGACGGCCATTTGTCAGGGACGGTATCCTCTTCTGGGCTGGGCCGGACTAGGCTGCGTGGCCCTTTCTTTCACTTCTCAGAGTCCGTGATTCTTTGGGAAGAGGGGGAGCAGCGTCCGTGGTGATGAGGACCCTGGATGGAGGCTGCAGAAATCCAAGAGAAAGGGGAGCTCCTCCGATCCCTCTGATCTCTTCTGGAACGCAGCCGTCGCAATCCACTGCCGTGACTCGGAGGCCTTCGCCGGAGCCAGACGAGTCACTGATTAAGGATGATCGGTTTTTATTAGGGGCAAATTTTCTCTCATCCAAGTGAATGTTGGACAGTGAAAAGGAGGAAAtcagaggggaaggaggaggcagCAGCACGGAGACAGGTACAATGGCGGACAGAAGGAGAAGCCTCTCGTCAGCTCTGGCGTCAGCAGCTCTGGTCGCTCCTGACTGGGTGGGGGACGGCTAGGGCCCTGGCTTAACAACTGAGGTGGCACTCCAGCAGTGCCCGCCCCCAGACAACGGACCTGATATCCACCCACCTTCCCCATGAATGCCACAAGCTGACCCATATCCTAGGACAGTCCACCTCCTGGAGCATCCCCGCTGTTCGCTCTGagccaatacacacacacacacacacacacacacacgcacgcacgcacgcacacacacacgcacacactgcagctatacaaatatatatatataatgtgtgtgtgcacacatatatgtatacgcGCATCTGTGTTTATACTGCAGGTAGAtacgtgtatacatatatatgtatatacacatgtatctaCGTCTCAATCCCTCCCTGTCCTCTGCCCCACAGTGTCAGGAAGCCCCTCGCGGGCAGGGACGGGGccttatttctcttcctcccGTTGCCCTCCAGCGGGCCAGAGAGCCGCACCTGCCAGCCTGATGACTGGCCCCACGATCATTGAATCGGCCTTGCTCGGTGATCCGATCCCCTCCTTTGGCCCCTCGGCCTTTCTGCCCTCTCTGCTCTCCCTCGGTCTGCCCTCATGCTATCGTGGCACAAAAGGTTGCCGAGTCCCAGGCCATGGTGACCTGTGTCCGTGCTGGGCTGTGGGCATTTGGAGCAGCAGTCCACGGGGATTTCTCAACCCACCCCGGGCCTGTTGATTCCGCAAGGGCTAGTCTCACGGGGTCACCTGGGTCCCCGAGGGGTCACGTCCCCGCGTCGGGCCACCTCAGTTACTTTGGCGTCCGTGGCTCACCACCTTTTGCACTTAGGACTTGTGGTTTCACTCGGGACCGGGACACGTCTAAAGCCCCGATGTAGAGAAGCTGAAGGCTCCTTTGCTATCGGGTTTTTGTTTAGTCTGGTCTGCCCTGCTGAGACCGCCATCATTCGCTGCGGGCCCAGACGCTGTAAAGGCAGAAAGTCCACGGAAAGCGTTCCTGTGAATCGCTTTCCCTCACGCCTTCCCCCACGGGAGGGATGCCGAAGCCTTCCGACAAAGCAGGAAGCTTGCGTTCGGGTGGGACACCTCGGGAGAACTTGGGGTCCCTCTGCCAATGCCATCGGGCTTTCCACCGCGAGTCTGACTCTCGTGGGGTAATTCCCAGAGCGAAGTGTCATGTTGAAAATGCTACCCGACGAGTAGctggagacagaaggaaagagcTGGGCGACAGGTACAAACAGAGCAGCCTTTTtcatttgggggaaggaggagatcgTGTGGAGGAGCTGGGGTCTGAATGGGCCTCGACAGGGTGAGGAGAAGAGAGGACGGTCCGGGTGTGGGCAACGTAAGTGAAGGTGCAGAAGATGTGGGAGAGGGAGCGGTGGGGAGTTCCAGAAAAAGAGAGGAATTCGAGCTGCCTCGGGGGCCAGAGAGAGTGGGCTGCTGCAGTGGTCCCCGGGGAGCCCAAGGAGAAGATGCACGCTCACAGCAGGAGTAGAGAAGAAGAGACCGACCCGAGAGGTCTGTCCCAGTCAGAGTGGGAAAATGAGCAAGCTGGGAAAAGCGAGACCCAAAGGAGCTCTTTGAGGCCTGGAACAGGGGAGGGAGAGCGAAGCCAGAAGACGCAGCTCTCTGCGGTGACGTCCTGAGAACCGCTGGCCGTGAGGGATGAGGGATGGGAGCCCCAACGGGACCAGAGAGAGGCAGGTGAAGATGGAGGAGCGGAGAAGATCCTCGAGGGAGGGCCTGTGGCCGGAGGAAGGCCAGAGGCAACAGCCGAAGAGGTCCGGAAGCCCGATCGGCCGTAGCCCGGAACCGAGAAGATCAGTTGGGGCCCATCTCGGTGGGCCGAGAATCGGGAGAATCTGGCGTCTCTGAGGCCGAGGGAGGAAGGGATGCTCCGGGTGTCCACGGCTGCTGAGGGTTCCCCGGGAGGCGGGCCGAGGCAGAGGCCGTTTGATGGGGATTGGGAAAAGGGTGGCGATCTGTCTCTGCTCCCCTGGCTATCATCCATCTGTGctctgagggaagtgagcagagccagagGAACAGCGGGGGGCCTTCCCAGGATACTGACGCCGGCGGAGGAGAGCGCCCCTAACAGACCTCGGGACTGTCGAAGCAGGCATGGCTTCCCAGACAGGCCAAAGCGTTCACTTACGTCTTTCCGGGTTCGCTTACATCTTGCCCTCGAGGGGTAAGAGGGGAGTGATGTGGACAGGACTCATAGGAGTGTAGGGAAGGGGGGAGGTTAATAAATAACACAAGGTTTTATTcactgaaataaattaatttactagAAATTATGAGACCTTGTAGGTGCTTCTTAAGGACTTTCTGGTTgaacatagaaaagaaagatggaattGATTGATTACAGAATAGAAGACACAATTATAAAGTTTTGTCGGTTGAGAAAGGAAAATTGCGTTTCAAAATCATGACATTTCACATCCAGAAGGGCTCCTACTTTAGAGGACGCTTCTCACTTGAAAGGAGAGCCAACGGAGGCTCAAAGAAAGGTCAGCGTGCTGCCCAATGTCACCAACACCAGTGCTGGTGATAGAACAGAGCCTAAAAACCGGGCCTGAGTTCAGGCTCCCACGGGAGTAACCAGATCGGCCCCTCGTTACCGGAGAGTGTGTCTGCTTCTGTCTATGttcctctttctgtgtctgtctctcattACCAAAAGTGGATTTCAGTCTTGCTTGCCTCTGTTTCATTCCCTGAGTAAGGGGGTAAGGTCACCATGTGACCACTCTAGACCTCATTTTCCTGCTTTATACAATGAAGGGGTTTAATGATGATAATTAAACTCAAGATGaagccccttcccctccctgggCCCCAGTTTCCTGCCCTGTAACAGAGGCGGCTTTCCTGTTCCAACTTGTGAGGGTCCCTGCAGCCCAACTGCACCTTGTTCCTGCTGGGGGCAGAGCGGCACCCATGGCTTTCCCTGGGAGTCCCCctgtccccttcccttccccctcctctctgccTGCCATGGGAGCCC harbors:
- the LOC127542933 gene encoding paraneoplastic antigen Ma6E-like, with the protein product MFTRGKMSKKKEEVGSKSVGATKKEQKAAKKQETKSEPQVKAEVKKQEEQKKPVQDEEAKSGAAAAPSTSTGRRRRGRPRGSTKKADGQAGAQGQAGAQGQAGAQGQAGAQAQAGSHGKAGPRGQARQEGTASLGTSSGSQSQAGPQFAQPSVKLPRGKKGMHKYDNKGRLTLNGEDLCDCLDTDCLGCFYPCPECQSTKCGPTCRRNRKWIYEAITEEGGEVVRTFPFPHAKY